The following coding sequences are from one Eptesicus fuscus isolate TK198812 chromosome 7, DD_ASM_mEF_20220401, whole genome shotgun sequence window:
- the POMP gene encoding proteasome maturation protein produces the protein MHLDQAGLHLQPSGGPGSPPGHTASRPPPSQPHPPALWGPAPRDCGRGSPGPARVPPGDPRPPSFLARTDALPADGEEGSSPGNGSERRGGLTRPGWRGCLRRELKMNTRGLGSQLKDSIPVTELSASGPFESHDLLRKGFSSVKNELLPSHPLELSEKNFQLNQDKMNFSTLRNIQGLFAPLKLQMEFKAVQQVQRLPFLPSSNLSLDILRGNDETIGFEDILNDPSQSELMGEPHLMVEYKLGLL, from the exons ATGCACCTGGACCAGGCAGGAttgcacctgcaacccag CGGAGGTCCGGGCTCCCCTCCCGGGCACACCGCGTCCCGGCCGCCCCCCTCGCAGCCACACCCCCCCGCGCTCTGGGGCCCGGCCCCCCGGGACTGCGGGCGTGGGAGCCCCGGCCCCGCTCGGGTCCCTCCCGGCGACCCGCggcctccttccttcctcgcCCGGACGGACGCACTTCCGgcggatggggaggaggggagcagcccCGGAAACGGAAGTGAGCGGCGGGGCGGGCTGACGCGACCGGGCTGGAGAGGCTGTTTGCGGCGTGAGCTAAAGATG AATACCAGAGGACTTGGATCTCAGCTAAAGGACAGTATTCCAGTTACTGAGCTATCAGCAAGTGGACCTTTTGAAAGTCATGATCTTCTTCGAAAAGG tttttcttctgtGAAAAATGAACTTTTGCCCAGTCATCCTCTtgaattatcagaaaaaaat TTCCAGCTCAACCAAGATAAAATGAATTTTTCCACACTGAGAAACATCCAGGGTCTGTTTGCTCCACTAAAATTGCAAATGGAATTCAAGGCAGTGCAACAG GTTCAGCGTCTTCCATTTCTTCCAAGCTCAAACCTTTCACTGGATATTTTGAGGGGTAATGATGAGACTATTGGATTTGAAGATATTCTTAATG